A stretch of DNA from Plasmodium berghei ANKA genome assembly, chromosome: 11:
ATACCATAAATTTCtcgaattattatttatacctTCTTGTAAATgtgttttttgttttttttcacaaaatttatatccatgaatataaataggATTAACATCTTTTTGATTAACCCAATCATTCaaaattacatttttattatcattctTTTTCGTGTCTGTATTGCTAACTCCAATATTTGTTACGGATTTTTTCAACAAAGGAATAacaaaatcaaataaatcaaaagTAATTTCACGAATTTCATAAGATTCATCAATTAGACATTTAACTATTAATggcattatatttaaaataaaacgtTTTATATCAAACTGATTATATGTAGCTTTTATAGCTTGAAGTGTAGCAGCTCTTATTTGAACATGCATATCACATAATCCTATTTTGTAAACATTTTCTAGTATGTTTTGTTTATCttctaatatataatttgctATTTTCGCAACACATATAATagtatttgttttaatacAGCAATCCctttcttttaaattttctaataatatatgcaaagCCTGTGTTCTTATActgttttttaatttaggatatatataaataaaattttttattgttgcattttttattgaaatattattatcagaaaatccatacatatatgacaaatatatttcattcatattattattatttaaatttttttcaacaaTTGGAAAACActctaataatatatatctaatatatctatctgtttgtaaaaaatattttaaaaaaatcggatatatcattttttcaaaatcaTTTGTATTCATATCTTTAGAAATTATTAACATAATTTGTAAACATTTCTCTAAATTTTCAGATActtctaaatttttaataatttctGGTAATATTAATTGAACCTTTACatcaaaatttatattatctaaattttcataaagattacaaaaaaaattatttttttcaattcgAGATTTCATATGAACCTCCGTTAAAAATAGCATTGTCTTTACTATATAACTTCCCGTTATATTATCGCTATTTAATATTGTggaaaaatttatatctaTACCCTTTACACTATATTGAAGTAATGCCTCATATATATTCCAAAGGTTTTGTGGTAgataatttttgtatatttgtGTTGTATCTATgtttaaacaa
This window harbors:
- a CDS encoding protein kinase, putative — its product is MLQYFVDKLFGDLPPNFNYVIKNKIEYNGIRGGYYDIYDGVNKHNEEVSIFIYEKSNKDFHSNVKKYVNNHLNYSKKLIHPNILKVLYTFDNDKRIYIVTEKCVPLFFEKIKGDPIWGIYEIINAVNFINNFNYVHCLVNPFSVFVTSKGRWKLSLFDCIYEKDMNIHNIINNIKDHLFFSYGYKLIDFSNVAKPVAIDAYGLAYLMVWSYQNYMIEFKNKESNSFNMDIENTSFSVEHRDDYFRNGETFKDIKNKFCLNIDTTQIYKNYLPQNLWNIYEALLQYSVKGIDINFSTILNSDNITGSYIVKTMLFLTEVHMKSRIEKNNFFCNLYENLDNINFDVKVQLILPEIIKNLEVSENLEKCLQIMLIISKDMNTNDFEKMIYPIFLKYFLQTDRYIRYILLECFPIVEKNLNNNNMNEIYLSYMYGFSDNNISIKNATIKNFIYIYPKLKNSIRTQALHILLENLKERDCCIKTNTIICVAKIANYILEDKQNILENVYKIGLCDMHVQIRAATLQAIKATYNQFDIKRFILNIMPLIVKCLIDESYEIREITFDLFDFVIPLLKKSVTNIGVSNTDTKKNDNKNVILNDWVNQKDVNPIYIHGYKFCEKKQKTHLQEGINNNSRNLWYNEKGQKMSNKKDSTKNETNLNLNINTKNDKLKSINEIEKEVLDDFEWNFEVSEEKKKKKKLNLNIDNFFDEFDFNDEENAPKFKLSSL